A genome region from Lucilia cuprina isolate Lc7/37 chromosome 3, ASM2204524v1, whole genome shotgun sequence includes the following:
- the LOC111679680 gene encoding glucose-induced degradation protein 8 homolog isoform X2 produces MSYNDKNDGISKEEWLMRLEQFPFKQADMNRLIMNYLVTGFKEAAEKFQIEAGLEPSIELSSLDDRILIREAIQNGRIQEATHLVNQLHPELLDTEHHLFFHLQQLQLIELIRVGKIEDALTFAQNKLSEAGEHTPEVLSELERTLALLAFEKPQDSPFAYLLEQSHRQKIASELNAAILKCEHSADSTPKIMFLLKLIMWAQSKLDASEVNYPKMKDLETALIEPK; encoded by the exons ATGAGCTACAACGACAAGAACGATGGGATTTCGAAGGAGGAGTGGTTAATGCGTCTGGAACAATTTCCGTTTAAACAAGCTGACATGAATCGTTTAATAATGAACTATTTGGTAACAG GATTCAAGGAGGCAgcagaaaaatttcaaattgaagcTGGTCTTGAACCCAGCATTGAACTGAGTTCATTGGATGATCGTATTCTAATACGTGAAGCTATTCAGAATGGTCGCATACAGGAGGCAACACATTTGGTCAATCAATTGCACCCCGAATTGTTGGACACTGAACAtcatttgttttttcatttacaGCAATTGCAACTAATTGAACTCATCAG AGTTGGCAAAATTGAAGATGCTTTAACATTTGCTCAAAATAAATTATCTGAAGCAGGTGAACATACTCCAGAAGTTTTGAGCGAATTAGAAAGAACATTGGCTCTTTTGGCCTTTGAGAAACCACAAGATAGTCCCTTTGCATATCTACTGGAGCAGTCTCACAGACAAAAG ATTGCCAGTGAATTGAATGCTGCCATTCTTAAGTGCGAACATAGTGCAGACTCAACAccgaaaattatgtttttattgaaattaattatgtgggCCCAGTCGAAATTAGATGCCAGTGAAGTTAATTATCCAAAAATGAAAGATTTGGAAACTGCCCTTATTGAAcctaaataa
- the LOC111679680 gene encoding glucose-induced degradation protein 8 homolog isoform X1 translates to MSYNDKNDGISKEEWLMRLEQFPFKQADMNRLIMNYLVTEGFKEAAEKFQIEAGLEPSIELSSLDDRILIREAIQNGRIQEATHLVNQLHPELLDTEHHLFFHLQQLQLIELIRVGKIEDALTFAQNKLSEAGEHTPEVLSELERTLALLAFEKPQDSPFAYLLEQSHRQKIASELNAAILKCEHSADSTPKIMFLLKLIMWAQSKLDASEVNYPKMKDLETALIEPK, encoded by the exons ATGAGCTACAACGACAAGAACGATGGGATTTCGAAGGAGGAGTGGTTAATGCGTCTGGAACAATTTCCGTTTAAACAAGCTGACATGAATCGTTTAATAATGAACTATTTGGTAACAG AAGGATTCAAGGAGGCAgcagaaaaatttcaaattgaagcTGGTCTTGAACCCAGCATTGAACTGAGTTCATTGGATGATCGTATTCTAATACGTGAAGCTATTCAGAATGGTCGCATACAGGAGGCAACACATTTGGTCAATCAATTGCACCCCGAATTGTTGGACACTGAACAtcatttgttttttcatttacaGCAATTGCAACTAATTGAACTCATCAG AGTTGGCAAAATTGAAGATGCTTTAACATTTGCTCAAAATAAATTATCTGAAGCAGGTGAACATACTCCAGAAGTTTTGAGCGAATTAGAAAGAACATTGGCTCTTTTGGCCTTTGAGAAACCACAAGATAGTCCCTTTGCATATCTACTGGAGCAGTCTCACAGACAAAAG ATTGCCAGTGAATTGAATGCTGCCATTCTTAAGTGCGAACATAGTGCAGACTCAACAccgaaaattatgtttttattgaaattaattatgtgggCCCAGTCGAAATTAGATGCCAGTGAAGTTAATTATCCAAAAATGAAAGATTTGGAAACTGCCCTTATTGAAcctaaataa
- the LOC111688424 gene encoding probable ATP-dependent RNA helicase DDX46, which yields MSKSSSGRDRDRERERDRDRDYERERDYERERDRDRDRERKRRYSRSRSRSPKDNRFARNGNGNSRMRDDRKRDRNERDPRDMDRNRRDDKRRRQSPSKSKDYEREKFRQAERDREREREKERERDRERERQRDREREREREREREAEYARNTTSTPPIIIKADSSNSESEEEELDKEEEQRRLELEMIKRRERIERWRAERKLRELEANKKELKSFQPPPTTTATAKKWSLEDESEEEDNSFAVDIKKEPDSPPSKFHRIKKPKDDEDDEKVYRLKSKSIVIAAKAKIEALREEEEAKEEKQKLQIQLQQQKIQQQQLEQKKLQEKLEMDQLEQKSKTADNTANNEAAEEDDEIDPLDAYMKEVDKEVRNVNHIITQPKKNQQGVVILTGVAKKTTKDKNKGELIEQNMDSLEYSSEEELEDIKDTAASLANKHRKELAKIDHSGVDYAPFRKNFYVEVPELARMTQQEVEKYRTELEGIQVKGKGCPKPIKTWAQCGVSKKEMDILRKLSFEKPTPIQCQAIPAIMSGRDLIGIAKTGSGKTLAFILPMFRHILDQPPLEDGDGPISIIMAPTRELCMQIGKDIRKFAKSLNLRAVCVYGGTGISEQIAELKRGAEIIVCTPGRMIDMLAANSGRVTNLRRVTYIVLDEADRMFDMGFEPQVMRIIDNVRPDRQTVMFSATFPRQMEALARRILKKPIEVIVGGRSIVCKDVEQHVAIMEDDAKFFKLLELLGIYQEKGSIIVFVDKQENADILLRDLMKASYPCMSLHGGIDQFDRDSTILDFKSGKVRLLIATSVAARGLDVKDLILVVNYDVPNHYEDYVHRCGRTGRAGKKGSAWTFLTYDQGRYAGDIIRALELAESVVPEELQKLWNDYKNAQEAEGKKVHTGGGFSGKGFKFDEQEANAAKESKKLQKAALGLADSDDEEDIEQDIDQQIEQLFAAKRTVKDTSIPTPAVTMVATPTAGSTVIAGSAPAATASTAATAGGMSSDKLELAKRLASKISSNKNLGVDGKISTQVAADAILKGSAAGQPMITARSVVEQLAAKLNNKLNYQPKDEEESASISGLLPNQPNSFTKYEEELEINDFPQQARWKVTSKEALAQISEYSEAGLTVRGTYVPNGKNPPEGERKLYLAIESCSELAVQKAKREITRLIKEELLKLSSAHHVFNKGRYKVL from the exons atgtcaaaaagtagTTCAGG AAGAGATCGTGATCGTGAAAGGGAACGTGACAGAGACCGGGACTATGAGAGGGAGCGGGATTATGAAAGAGAACGTGATAGGGATCGCGATAGAGAAAGGAAACGTCGTTATTCCAGAAGTAGATCTCGATCGCCAAAGGATAATAGGTTTGCGCGTAATGGCAATGGAAATAGCCGAATGCGAGATGATAGGAAACGTGATCGCAATGAACGAGACCCAAGGGACATGGATCGCAACAGAAGGGATGATAAGCGCAGAAGGCAATCACCATCAAAATCGAAAGATTATGAACGCGAGAAATT TCGTCAAGCAGAACGCGATCGAGAGCGGGAACGTGAAAAGGAACGCGAAAGAGATCGTGAGCGAGAACGTCAAAGGGATAGAGAAAGAGAACGTGAGCGTGAACGCGAAAGAGAAGCTGAATATGCTAGGAATACAACATCTACACCGCCAATAATAATTAAAGCAGATTCCAGTAACTCTGAATCTGAGGAAGAGGAGCTCGACAAAGAAGAGGAACAACGGCGTTTAGAACTTGAAATGATAAAACGTCGTGAACGCATAGAACGTTGGCGTGCCGAGCGCAAACTTCGAGAATTAgaagcaaataaaaaagaattaaaatcatTTCAACCGCCACCAACAACTACGGCTACTGCTAAAAAATGGAGTCTTGAAGACGAATCGGAGGAGGAGGACAACAGTTTTGCAGTAGACATAAAGAAAGAACCGGATTCACCGCCATCAAAATTCCATCGTATCAAAAAACCCAAAGATGACGAAGATGACGAGAAAGTCTATAGATTAAAATCAAAGAGTATTGTAATCGCTGCCAAAGCTAAAATCGAAGCTCTCAGAGAAGAAGAGGAGGCTAAAGAAGAGaaacaaaaacttcaaattCAGCTACAGCAGCAGAAGATCCAACAGCAACAGTTAGAGCAGAAGAAACTACAGGAAAAGCTGGAAATGGATCAGCTGGAGCAAAAATCCAAAACGGCAGATAATACAGCCAATAATGAGGCGGCTGAAGAAGACGATGAAATCGATCCACTAGATGCATATATGAAAGAAGTCGACAAAGAAGTACGCAACGTTAATCATATTATTACTCAAcccaaaaaaaatcaacagGGTGTCGTTATTCTTACTGGTGTGGCTAAGAAAACcacaaaagataaaaataaaggaGAACTTATTGAACAAAACATGGATAGTCTAGAGTATTCTAGCGAAGAAGAATTAGAGGATATAAAGGATACAGCAGCGAGTTTAGCAAATAAACATCGCAAGGAATTGGCTAAAATCGATCATTCCGGCGTTGATTATGCCCCATTTCGTAAAAATTTCTATGTGGAAGTTCCGGAGCTTGCGCGCATGACACAGCAAGAAGTTGAAAAATATCGTACTGAATTGGAGGGAATACAAGTTAAGGGTAAAGGATGTCCAAAGCCAATTAAG acATGGGCTCAGTGTGGTGTTAGCAAAAAGGAAATGGATATTCTACGTaaattaagttttgaaaaacCAACTCCCATACAATGTCAAGCGATTCCGGCTATTATGTCTGGACGTGATCTTATAGGTATTGCTAAAACAGGCAGTGGCAAAACGCTAGCATTCATTTTACCAATGTTTAGGCACATTTTGGATCAACCTCCATTAGAAGATGGCGATGGTCCAATTTCGATAATTATGGCTCCTACCCGTGAACTATGCATGCAAATTGGCAAAGATATTAGGAAATTTGCTAAAAGTCTAAATCTACGAGCAGTATGTGTCTACGGTGGCACTGGTATCTCGGAGCAAATAGCTGAACTGAAAAGAGGCGCCGAAATTATTGTATGTACTCCGGGACGTATGATAGACATGTTGGCAGCCAACTCGGGACGTGTAACTAATTTAAGACGTGTCACGTATATAGTGTTGGATGAGGCAGATCGTATGTTCGATATGGGTTTCGAACCGCAAGTAATGCGCATTATAGATAATGTACGGCCAGATCGACAGACAGTTATGTTTAGTGCCACATTCCCTCGTCAAATGGAAGCCCTGGCACGTCGTATTCTAAAGAAACCCATAGAAGTAATTGTTGGAGGCCGATCAATTGTGTGTAAAGATGTCGAACAGCATGTTGCCATAATGGAAGATGATGCTAAATTCTTTAAACTTTTAGAACTGTTAGGTATTTATCAGGAAAAGGGTAGTATTATAGTTTTTGTGGATAAACAAGAGAATGCCGATATACTTTTGCGCGATCTTATGAAAGCTTCATATCCTTGCATGAGTCTGCATGGAGGTATTGATCAGTTCGATAGAGATTcgacaattttagattttaaatctGGTAAGGTGCGTTTATTGATAGCTACGTCTGTAGCTGCTCGCGGTTTAGACGTGAAGgatttaattttagttgttaATTATGATGTACCCAATCATTATGAAGATTATGTTCACAG ATGTGGTCGTACTGGGCGGGCTGGTAAAAAGGGCAGTGCATGGACTTTTCTAACTTACGACCAAGGTCGTTATGCTGGCGACATTATAAGAGCTTTGGAACTTGCCGAGTCTGTAGTACCCGAAGAATTGCAAAAACTATGGAATGATTATAAGAATGCTCAAGAAGCTGAAGGAAAGAAAGTTCATACTGGCGGCGGTTTTAGCGGTAAAGGTTTTAAGTTCGACGAGCAAGAAGCTAATGCCGCCAAGGAAAGCAAAAAACTTCAGAAAGCTGCTTTGGGATTGGCTGATTCGGACGATGAAGAAGATATTGAACAAGATATTGATCAACAAATTGAACAGCTGTTTGCTGCAAAACGTACAGTCAAAGACACTTCCATACCCACGCCTGCAGTTACCATGGTTGCCACCCCTACGGCGGGTAGTACGGTCATTGCTGGTTCCGCTCCAGCAGCTACTGCATCTACGGCAGCCACTGCTGGAGGTATGAGCTCCGATAAGCTTGAATTGGCTAAACGTCTGGCTTCAAAGATAAGCTCCAATAAAAATTTGGGCGTCGATGGCAAGATCAGTACTCAAGTGGCTGCCGATGCTATTCTTAAGGGCTCCGCAGCTGGACAACCAATGATTACTGCCCGTTCCGTAGTGGAACAGCTGGCTGCTAAACTGAACAACAAACTCAATTACCAACCAAAAGACGAAGAGGAAAGTGCTTCAATATCTGGACTGCTTCCAAATCAACCCAATTCCTTTACAAAATACGAGGAGGAACTCGAAATTAATGATTTCCCACAACAGGCACGCTGGAAAGTTACTTCTAAGGAAGCTTTAGCTCAAATATCCGAATATTCGGAAGCTGGTCTTACTGTGCGCGGCACTTATGTTCCCAATGGTAAAAATCCACCAGAAGGTGAACGTAAACTTTACTTGGCCATAGAAAGTTGCAGTGAATTGGCTGTACAAAAAGCGAAACGTGAAATAACACGTCTTATCAAGGAGGAGTTACTAAAACTCAGTTCAGCTCATCATGTCTTCAATAAGGGAAGATATAAAGTACTTTAA
- the LOC111688425 gene encoding dystrobrevin beta isoform X2 translates to MATSVCNYTCGGGKEQIYDFPKLTAIISKLHHEFENYKYTVYRCAAKFVALQKIFFTSNIPYKLVLAVMERHGIRDGDVNLMVPPFQLTSLIHDVYYACEKLGHFTKLPLYSLESATAILSNFFWNIYDPHRRHSISLLEIKITFLLLCKLYASDQMIPEFYNLLHHKKTKSVPKLNFEYLLIILSKIFSYIGEGTAYGAQNITLVMDQCYARCHNTSGLTDYQFHSLWTTTQTRFLIYANLMALIKRIEDTEKLIHLNVCASCNVDKITGIRFKCQSCKDLSLCLKCFATGYSTNKHVVGHKMYEVFTEDLPTKKFSHYFAKLCTVFFCNSEKSNEEESKGFCNINDTVVHNDTELVTIATNRTSNASTVSVKAAAATAVANLNHSQSPNKKIQSSNIQKIDSSLSCLTTTASTALNVSGKLQIIIDKLLHQNEKLELQLKCVQTSTQDELSRFLSDHQQFLMDIITEMRNFSHTSTTEAISSFPTSSTPNRSNFAKTSTDLDNFSAVLNPQTNTIAINHIRLLNTPKDNLTHSINGADINRSYLDANKSDYSINDLSLWFNQKRSSSSMPPSLTSHPQTLGVLTEVSSQDELNFHDKVDDVVLTMHTRETEMTNFKLLLHKVKEIVEDSYSDNTELSEATQNLENVLDSIIKTEEGRRKSLN, encoded by the exons ATGGCAACAAGTGTTTGTAATTACACCTGTGGTGGCGGCAAAGAACAAATCTATGATTTTCCTAAACTTACAGCAATTATAAGCAAACTACATCATGAATTCGAAAATTATAAGTACACGGTTTATCGTTGTGCAGCAAAATTTGTGGcgttgcaaaaaatatttttta CTAGCAATATTCCATATAAATTGGTATTGGCTGTTATGGAACGTCATGGTATACGAGATGGTGATGTCAACTTAATGGTTCCTCCCTTTCAATTAACTTCACTTATACATGATGTATATTATGCTTGCGAAAAATTGGGTCACTTTACAAAATTGCCTTTATATAGCTTGGAATCTGCAACGGCAATTCTCTCCAATTTCTTTTGGAATATCTATGATCC aCATCGTCGTCATTCGATATCATTGTTGGAAATCAAAATTACTTTTCTATTGCTTTGTAAGTTATATGCTTCCGATCAGATGATACCTGAATTCTATAATTTACTACATCACAAGAAGACAAAGTCTGTGcccaaattaaattttgaatatttattgattatattgtccaaaatattttcatatatcgGCGAAGGAACAGCCTATGGAGCACAAAATATTACTTTAGTTATGGATCAGTGTTATGCCAGG tgtCACAATACATCTGGACTTACCGATTATCAATTTCATTCTCTTTGGACAACAACACAGACGCGTTTTCTAATTTATGCCAATTTAATGGCATTAATTAAACGTATCGAGGATACTGAAAAACttatacatttaaatgtttgtgcGTCATGTAATGTGGACAAAATAACTGGTATAAGATTCAAATGCCAATCCTGCAAAGATTTATCGTTATGTTTGAAATGTTTTGCCACCGGTTATAGCACTAATAAACATGTTGTGGGTCATAAGATGTATGAAGTTTTTACCGag gaTTTGCCAACGAAAAAGTTTTCACATTACTTTGCCAAACTATGTACGGTATTTTTCTGTAATTCTGAAAAGTCAAATGAAGAAGAATCTAAAGGTTTTTGTAATATCAATGATACGGTGGTTCATAATGATACTGAATTAGTAACAATTGCCACCAATCGTACTTCAAATGCCTCTACAGTTAGTGTTAAAGCAGCAGCAGCCACAGCAGTGGCTAATTTAAATCATTCTCAGTCGCCGAATAAAAAGATTCAAAgctcaaatatacaaaaaatcgaTT CTTCACTTTCATGCTTGACTACAACAGCTTCGACAGCGTTGAATGTTTCGggaaaattgcaaataattataGACAAACTATTGCATCAGAATGA aaaattggAACTTCAGTTAAAGTGTGTACAAACTTCTACTCAAGACGAACTCTCGAGATTCCTGAGCGATCATCAGCAATTTTTAATGGATATTATAACAGAAATGCGCAACTTTTCg CATACCTCCACTACTGAAGCTATTAGCTCATTTCCAACATCTAGTACACCAAATCGTTCAAATTTTGCTAAAACATCCACAGATTTAGACAACTTTAGTGCGGTTCTTAATCCACAAACTAATACTATTGCTATTAACCATATTCGTCTGTTAAACACACCCAAAGACAATTTAACACATTCAA TAAATGGTGCCGATATAAATCGTAGTTATTTGGATGCCAACAAATCAGATTACTCAATAAACGACTTGAGTTTGTGGTTTAATCAAAAACGTTCATCGTCATCAATGCCACCATCCCTAACATCACATCCCCAAACTTTAGGTGTACTTACTGAAGTTTCCTCTCAGGATGAACTTAATTTTCATGATAAAGTCGATGATGTCGTCTTAACAATGCATACACGTGAGactgaaatgacaaatttcaaacttttattGCATAAAGTTAAAGAGATAGTGGAAGACTCATACAGTGACAATACGGAATTATCCGAAGCTACacaaaatttggaaaatgttttagATTCTATTATAAAAACAGAAGAAGGCAGAAGAAAGAGCCTTAATTGA
- the LOC111688425 gene encoding dystrobrevin beta isoform X1 gives MATSVCNYTCGGGKEQIYDFPKLTAIISKLHHEFENYKYTVYRCAAKFVALQKIFFTSNIPYKLVLAVMERHGIRDGDVNLMVPPFQLTSLIHDVYYACEKLGHFTKLPLYSLESATAILSNFFWNIYDPHRRHSISLLEIKITFLLLCKLYASDQMIPEFYNLLHHKKTKSVPKLNFEYLLIILSKIFSYIGEGTAYGAQNITLVMDQCYARCHNTSGLTDYQFHSLWTTTQTRFLIYANLMALIKRIEDTEKLIHLNVCASCNVDKITGIRFKCQSCKDLSLCLKCFATGYSTNKHVVGHKMYEVFTEDLPTKKFSHYFAKLCTVFFCNSEKSNEEESKGFCNINDTVVHNDTELVTIATNRTSNASTVSVKAAAATAVANLNHSQSPNKKIQSSNIQKIDSSLSCLTTTASTALNVSGKLQIIIDKLLHQNEKLELQLKCVQTSTQDELSRFLSDHQQFLMDIITEMRNFSQHTSTTEAISSFPTSSTPNRSNFAKTSTDLDNFSAVLNPQTNTIAINHIRLLNTPKDNLTHSINGADINRSYLDANKSDYSINDLSLWFNQKRSSSSMPPSLTSHPQTLGVLTEVSSQDELNFHDKVDDVVLTMHTRETEMTNFKLLLHKVKEIVEDSYSDNTELSEATQNLENVLDSIIKTEEGRRKSLN, from the exons ATGGCAACAAGTGTTTGTAATTACACCTGTGGTGGCGGCAAAGAACAAATCTATGATTTTCCTAAACTTACAGCAATTATAAGCAAACTACATCATGAATTCGAAAATTATAAGTACACGGTTTATCGTTGTGCAGCAAAATTTGTGGcgttgcaaaaaatatttttta CTAGCAATATTCCATATAAATTGGTATTGGCTGTTATGGAACGTCATGGTATACGAGATGGTGATGTCAACTTAATGGTTCCTCCCTTTCAATTAACTTCACTTATACATGATGTATATTATGCTTGCGAAAAATTGGGTCACTTTACAAAATTGCCTTTATATAGCTTGGAATCTGCAACGGCAATTCTCTCCAATTTCTTTTGGAATATCTATGATCC aCATCGTCGTCATTCGATATCATTGTTGGAAATCAAAATTACTTTTCTATTGCTTTGTAAGTTATATGCTTCCGATCAGATGATACCTGAATTCTATAATTTACTACATCACAAGAAGACAAAGTCTGTGcccaaattaaattttgaatatttattgattatattgtccaaaatattttcatatatcgGCGAAGGAACAGCCTATGGAGCACAAAATATTACTTTAGTTATGGATCAGTGTTATGCCAGG tgtCACAATACATCTGGACTTACCGATTATCAATTTCATTCTCTTTGGACAACAACACAGACGCGTTTTCTAATTTATGCCAATTTAATGGCATTAATTAAACGTATCGAGGATACTGAAAAACttatacatttaaatgtttgtgcGTCATGTAATGTGGACAAAATAACTGGTATAAGATTCAAATGCCAATCCTGCAAAGATTTATCGTTATGTTTGAAATGTTTTGCCACCGGTTATAGCACTAATAAACATGTTGTGGGTCATAAGATGTATGAAGTTTTTACCGag gaTTTGCCAACGAAAAAGTTTTCACATTACTTTGCCAAACTATGTACGGTATTTTTCTGTAATTCTGAAAAGTCAAATGAAGAAGAATCTAAAGGTTTTTGTAATATCAATGATACGGTGGTTCATAATGATACTGAATTAGTAACAATTGCCACCAATCGTACTTCAAATGCCTCTACAGTTAGTGTTAAAGCAGCAGCAGCCACAGCAGTGGCTAATTTAAATCATTCTCAGTCGCCGAATAAAAAGATTCAAAgctcaaatatacaaaaaatcgaTT CTTCACTTTCATGCTTGACTACAACAGCTTCGACAGCGTTGAATGTTTCGggaaaattgcaaataattataGACAAACTATTGCATCAGAATGA aaaattggAACTTCAGTTAAAGTGTGTACAAACTTCTACTCAAGACGAACTCTCGAGATTCCTGAGCGATCATCAGCAATTTTTAATGGATATTATAACAGAAATGCGCAACTTTTCg CAGCATACCTCCACTACTGAAGCTATTAGCTCATTTCCAACATCTAGTACACCAAATCGTTCAAATTTTGCTAAAACATCCACAGATTTAGACAACTTTAGTGCGGTTCTTAATCCACAAACTAATACTATTGCTATTAACCATATTCGTCTGTTAAACACACCCAAAGACAATTTAACACATTCAA TAAATGGTGCCGATATAAATCGTAGTTATTTGGATGCCAACAAATCAGATTACTCAATAAACGACTTGAGTTTGTGGTTTAATCAAAAACGTTCATCGTCATCAATGCCACCATCCCTAACATCACATCCCCAAACTTTAGGTGTACTTACTGAAGTTTCCTCTCAGGATGAACTTAATTTTCATGATAAAGTCGATGATGTCGTCTTAACAATGCATACACGTGAGactgaaatgacaaatttcaaacttttattGCATAAAGTTAAAGAGATAGTGGAAGACTCATACAGTGACAATACGGAATTATCCGAAGCTACacaaaatttggaaaatgttttagATTCTATTATAAAAACAGAAGAAGGCAGAAGAAAGAGCCTTAATTGA